The following DNA comes from Nocardia sp. XZ_19_385.
GCGCTACGTGCCGCTCACCGCCAAGCGCGTCACCGGCATCGTCTCGCGCGGCGGATCCATCATGGCCGCATGGTGTTTGGCGCATCACCAGGAATCGTTCCTGTACACGCACTTCGAGGAACTCTGCGAGATCCTGGCGCGCTACGACATCACCTTCTCCCTCGGTGACGGCCTGCGTCCCGGCTCCATCGCCGATGCCAACGACGCTGCCCAGTTCGCTGAACTGCGCACCCTCGGCGAGCTCACGAAGATCGCGAAATCCTATGGCGTGCAGGTGATGATCGAAGGCCCCGGCCACGTGCCGATGCACAAGATCGTGGAGAACGTGCGCCTGGAGGAGGAGCTCTGCGAGGAGGCCCCGTTCTACACCCTGGGCCCGCTCGCCACCGATATCGCACCGGCCTACGACCACATCACCTCGGCCATCGGCGCGGCCATCATCGCCCAGGCGGGCACCGCGATGCTCTGCTACGTGACCCCGAAAGAGCATCTGGGACTGCCGAATCGGGACGATGTGAAGGTCGGCGTGATCACCTACAAGATCGCCGCGCACGCCGCCGACCTGGCCAAGGCGCACCCGCACGCGCAGGACCGGGACAACGAATTGTCCAAGGCCCGTTTCGAATTCCGCTGGCGCGACCAGTTCGCGCTGTCGCTGGATCCGGACACCGCGCGCGAGTACCACGACGAGACCATGCCCGCGGAACCCGCCAAGACCGCGCACTTCTGCTCCATGTGCGGACCCAAGTTCTGCTCTATGCGCATCTCCGCCGACGTGCGGGAATACGCTGAGCAGCAAGGACTTACCGACGTCGAGGCCATCGAGGCCGGGATGGCGGAGAAGTCGGCGGAATTCGCCGGCGCGGGCGGCAAGGTGTATCTGCCGATCACGTCTTCCTAGGAATCACGCACCGAAATGCCACCGGAGACGAGTGACGTCTCCGGTGGCATTTCGTCCCCCGGGCGGGAGGTCGGTGGGGCGGCGACGATTCCGAGGGGCGCCGAAACCGTCGCCGCCGTCTGAGGGGTCAGCGGCGACGGGGGCCGTTCTCGTCGGGCCAGTAGTCGCCTTCCCAGCGGCCCTTCACGCCGATCGAGCTGCCCACGAGTTCGTCCATGGGTCGCTTGGCGGGCCGCTTGCCGTTGCCGACCATCGGCTCCACCGCCTGTTTGATGGCGGGGGCCGCGGCGCGGGGCACCGTCTGCTTGATGGGCGTGCTGCGCGGCACCATCCGATCGACGCGTTTGATGACCGGCTTCTCCACGATCCGCTCGGCGACCATGTCGACCTTCTTGGTGACGATCTTCTCCACCAGAACCGGCTTCTGCACAGTCTTTTCGAGCACCTTGCGCACCGGCTTCTGCACGGTCTTCTCCACGATGCGCGGCTTCTCGACCATCTTGGTCACGGTCTTGGTCACCGGCTTCTGGATCACCTTTTCCACGATGCGCGGCTGCTCCACGATCGTGTCGACCTTCCAGTCGACGTTCTTGGTGACGGTCTTCTGCTTGATCCGCGGCTTCTCGACCATCCGGTTGACGATCTTGTCGACCTTCTTCTCGGTGACCTTCTCGACGATGCGCGGCTTCTCGGCTGTCACGTTGACGACCTTCTCCACCGGCACGTGAGTGACCTTCTCGCGGATCTTCGGCTTCTCGACCAGCTTGTCGACCACCCAGTCCACGGTCTTGGTGGTGGTCTTCTGCTTGATGCGCGGCTTCTCCACGATCTTGTCGATCGTGTGCTCGACCGGCCGCGAGATGACCTTCTCCTTAATCCGGGGCTTCTCGACGATCTTGTCGACTTCCCAGTTCACGGTCTTGTTGATGGTGCGGTGCACGACCTTCGGCTTCTCGATCACCTTGTCGACGGTCTTGGTGACCACCTTGGTGACCGGCTTGACCACGACCTTCTCGTGCACCACCGTGCGCGGCACTTTGACGATTTTGATGACCGGCTTGTCCTCGTAGATCTTGACGACCTTCTCCACCGGCCGCCGCACGACCTTGTAGACGATCTTCTCGACCGGGA
Coding sequences within:
- the thiC gene encoding phosphomethylpyrimidine synthase ThiC; its protein translation is MGKQATSETVDTVTTGPIEGSVKHYLEVDDPGSSPGQALRIPVRRINLTNGEHFDVYDTSGPYTDDNATIDLEAGLAKLRDTWTKPDVEGPPTQLAWARQGIITPEMRFIAAREGVSEEMVREEVAAGRAVIPANHNHPELEPTIIGKKFLVKINANIGNSAVSSSIAEEVEKMVWATRWGADTIMDLSTGKNIHETREWILRNSPVPVGTVPIYQALEKVNGDPTQLTWEIYRDTVIEQAEQGVDYMTVHAGVLLRYVPLTAKRVTGIVSRGGSIMAAWCLAHHQESFLYTHFEELCEILARYDITFSLGDGLRPGSIADANDAAQFAELRTLGELTKIAKSYGVQVMIEGPGHVPMHKIVENVRLEEELCEEAPFYTLGPLATDIAPAYDHITSAIGAAIIAQAGTAMLCYVTPKEHLGLPNRDDVKVGVITYKIAAHAADLAKAHPHAQDRDNELSKARFEFRWRDQFALSLDPDTAREYHDETMPAEPAKTAHFCSMCGPKFCSMRISADVREYAEQQGLTDVEAIEAGMAEKSAEFAGAGGKVYLPITSS